The Plasmodium berghei ANKA genome assembly, chromosome: 8 genome has a segment encoding these proteins:
- a CDS encoding glutamine synthetase, putative, with translation MKFISFSNPIELFEYINKKENDIEVVACIFTNLLGSFFKCFFYVNDISLNKLEKGFPFDASSIKLCSDAEVSDFYLRADYSTCYTEEFHGKQMLNVLCDIKRYNGLDYYKCPRTILKKACELIKNDNIADNIYIGNEIEFFIFDKVNFLSDDYNTYLKIYDRESFSCKNYIPEVYNSNPINAIEGCNNNNNSSTNDEHYSLQSLNSIFINDDTKKIKNKCGYFSTSPYDTSELIKVQICRDLNNLGINVQKYHHEVSTSQHEISLKYFNALKNADNLLIAKQIIKKNVHNFNRTATFMPKPLVNDNGSGLHCNISLWKNNSNIFYSDDPSTFFISKECFYFMNGIIKHTKALQALCNSTINSYKRLMPGFETSQKLFYSFGSRNAVIRLSLINYNSSLEKRIEFRLPDYANSPHLVLAAIILAGYDGIRSKEKPLVPLESKNNEFFVSNVFEKYVSNNNNFRILTNALKDYKDVHDVKDNPEFINFFKCEEPNDIAFSLKESLDALEQDHDFLTYNSVFTKEMIKEYIQFKREEIAAFDKIVHPSEFIMYYGS, from the exons atga AATTTATCAGTTTTTCGAACCCAATCGAACTCTTTGagtacataaataaaaaagagaatGACATTGAAGTTGTAGCATGCATTTTTACAAACTTACTCGGaagtttttttaaatgttttttttatgtaaatgATATATCTCTCAATAAGTTGGAAAAAGGATTTCCATTTGATGCATCATCAATCAAATTATGTTCAGATGCTGAAGTTAgcgatttttatttaagaGCTGATTATTCAACATGTTATACTGAAGAATTTCATGGAAAACAAATGTTAAATGTTTTATGTGATATAAAACGATATAATGGATTagattattataaatgcCCTAgaacaattttaaaaaaagctTGTGaacttattaaaaatgataatatagcagataatatatatataggaaATGAAATCgagttttttatttttgataaagttaattttttatcagacgattataatacatacttaaaaatatatgatagGGAATCTTTTTCatgtaaaaattatataccAGAAGTATATAATAGTAATCCTATTAATGCAATTGAAGggtgtaataataataacaatagtAGCACAAATGATGAACATTATAGTCTGCAAAGTTTAAATagtattttcattaatgatgatacaaaaaaaataaaaaataaatgtggATATTTTTCAACAAGCCCTTATGATACTTCtgaattaataaaagttCAAATATGTCgtgatttaaataatttgggTATTAATGTACAGAAATATCATCATGAAGTATCAACTAGCCAACATGAaatttctttaaaatattttaatgcATTAAAAAACGCtgataatttattaatagcTAAACaaatcattaaaaaaaatgtacataattttaataggACTGCTACTTTTATGCCTAAACCATTAGTAAATGACAACGGGAGTGGATTACATTgtaatatatcattatggaaaaataatagtaatattttttatagtgATGATCCatctacattttttatttcaaaagaatgtttttattttatgaatgGTATTATAAAACATACAAAGGCATTACAGGCTTTATGTAATTCAACTattaattcatataaaagATTAATGCCAGGTTTTGAAACAAGTCAAAAGctattttattcttttgGATCACGAAATGCTGTTATAAGATTATCTTTAATCAATTATAATAGTTCTTTGGAAAAAAGAATTGAATTTAGATTACCAGATTATGCAAACTCACCTCATCTGGTTTTAGCTGCTATAATTTTAGCTGGTTATGATGGTATACGATCTAAAGAAAAACCATTAGTGCCTTTAGAATCAAAAAACaatgaattttttgtttcaaatgtttttgaaaaatatgttagCAACAATAATAACTTCAGAATTCTTACCAACGCATTAAAAGATTATAAAGATGTACACGATGTTAAAGACAATCCAGAATTCATAAACTTCTTTAAATGTGAGGAACCGAATGATATTGCTTTTTCACTAAAGGAAAGCTTAGATGCTCTTGAACAGGACCACGATTTTTTAACTTATAACAGCGTATTTACCAAG GAAATGATCaaagaatatatacaatttaaaAGGGAAGAAATTGCAGCTTTCGACAAAATCGTACATCCTTCTGAATTTATCATGTATTATGGATCTTAA
- a CDS encoding pre-mRNA-splicing factor 18, putative — MDLLDNLIKKKKEEIKEIKGNKRWLKQVDLENHKKKEDNKIYENEYKKKKTEEYERLKKLNDELDSKHKKASVDIENDDENTGIALSNKQIIIFLRQLKEPIRLFGETDLQRYNRLKELKINKNELKGNEQNIFGDVLRGRLKENAIELIEDNLEGKIEDKINSKSVEKINSSTNGEANNEKGNIDKEKVIFNWIKNTMKEWNEEIENNIDDKKKIKQATYLQTHKDLKPLEKKLKQKTLDYDILEKIYNIVYHCEKKNFKAAHDAYMLLAIGNAAWPMGVTMVGIHERAGRSKIFASEVAHILNDETTRKYIQMIKRLLSFCQRKYCTNPSEAVNLSTIHI; from the exons atggaTTTGTTGGATAATcttataaagaaaaaaaaagaagaaataaaag AAATTAAAGGAAATAAGAGATGGCTTAAGCAGGTAGATTTGGAAaatcacaaaaaaaaagaagataataaaatttacgagaatgaatataaaaaaaaaaaaacagagGAATACGAAAGATTAAAA aAATTAAATGACGAGTTAGATtcaaaacataaaaaagcTAGTGTCGATATAGAAAATGACGACGAAAATACAg GAATTGCATTAAGTAATAAGCagataattatttttcttagaCAATTAAAGGAGCCAATCAGATTATTTGGTGAAACAGATTTGCAAAg ATATAATAGATTAAAAgagttaaaaataaataaaaacgaGCTAAAAGGAAATGAACAAAACATTTTTGGAGATGTTTTAAGAGGAAG ATTGAAAGAAAATGCTATAGAATTAATTGAGGATAACTTAGAGGGTAAAATAGaagacaaaataaattctaAAAGtgtggaaaaaataaatagttCAACAAATGGAGAAgcaaataatgaaaaaggaaatatagataaagaaaaagtTATATTTAACTGGATAAAGAATACTATGAAAGAATGGAATGAAGAAATCGAAAACAACATTGAcgataaaaagaaaataaaacaagCTACATATTTACAAACTCACAAGGATTTAAAACCtcttgaaaaaaaattaaaacaaaaaac TTTGGATTATGATatattggaaaaaatatataatatagttTATCATTGTGAGAAAAAGAACTTTAAAGCGGCACATGATGC ctaTATGTTGCTAGCCATTGGAAATGCAGCATGGCCTATGGGGGTTACTATGGTTGGAATACATGAAAGAGCAGGGCGATCTAAAATTTTTGCCTCAGAA GTAGCACATATTTTAAACGATGAAACAACAAGGAAGTATATTCAAATGATTAAGAG attattatcattttgtcaaagaaaatattgtaCAAACCCTTCCGAAGCTGTTAATTTGTCAACAATTCACATCTGA